From a single Rhodothermales bacterium genomic region:
- a CDS encoding cytochrome c — MKPETRLPIAALLLIVASLLPLAGCGGSDAEAPAAPAAQTNGLSEAQLRDGIGPITSVNLGPIDDALAQSGEESFKMKCMACHKLGERYVGPALGDVLTRRTPAYVMNMMLNPAEMVEKHPEARKMLAQFMTPMPSQNLTQDEARALLEYLRKAADEGPENKENQP; from the coding sequence ATGAAACCCGAAACTCGCCTACCGATCGCCGCGCTCCTCCTGATCGTGGCCAGCCTCCTCCCTCTCGCCGGCTGCGGCGGCAGCGACGCCGAAGCGCCTGCCGCGCCGGCGGCCCAGACGAACGGCCTGAGCGAAGCCCAGCTCCGCGACGGCATCGGCCCGATCACCAGCGTGAACCTGGGTCCGATCGACGACGCCCTGGCGCAGTCGGGCGAGGAGAGCTTCAAAATGAAATGCATGGCCTGTCACAAGCTCGGCGAGCGGTACGTCGGCCCTGCGCTGGGTGACGTGCTGACGCGCCGCACCCCGGCCTACGTCATGAACATGATGCTGAACCCGGCGGAGATGGTCGAAAAACACCCGGAAGCGCGCAAGATGCTCGCCCAGTTCATGACGCCCATGCCCAGCCAGAATCTGACGCAGGACGAAGCGCGCGCCCTGCTCGAATACCTCCGCAAGGCCGCCGATGAGGGCCCGGAAAACAAAGAAAACCAACCTTAA
- a CDS encoding Rrf2 family transcriptional regulator yields MLLSKSCEYGIRAVLHLVSLGEAGHVSIRKISDDLDISFHFLTKIFQKLTEAGILQSLKGPHGGIRLGRPAAAIPVRDLVVAIDGDAIFTQCVLGLPSCDKNHPCPLHQQWGPQRAQIESLFAGTTVADLAADINRLGLRLSGS; encoded by the coding sequence ATGCTGCTCTCCAAAAGCTGCGAATACGGCATCCGCGCCGTGCTCCACCTCGTCTCGCTCGGCGAGGCGGGCCACGTATCCATCCGAAAGATCAGCGACGACCTCGACATCTCGTTTCACTTTCTGACCAAGATCTTCCAGAAACTGACGGAGGCCGGCATCCTGCAGTCGCTCAAGGGCCCGCACGGCGGCATCCGGCTTGGCCGGCCGGCCGCGGCGATCCCCGTGCGCGACCTCGTGGTGGCGATCGACGGTGACGCCATCTTCACGCAGTGCGTCCTGGGGTTGCCCTCGTGCGACAAAAACCACCCCTGCCCGCTCCACCAGCAGTGGGGCCCGCAGCGCGCCCAGATCGAATCCCTGTTCGCCGGCACAACCGTCGCCGACCTCGCCGCGGACATCAACCGGCTGGGCTTGCGGCTGTCCGGGAGCTGA
- a CDS encoding Rrf2 family transcriptional regulator encodes MTSATALDGCRFLSDIQLRQKSLLYEMMSKRCTYGIQSLVYLSREGRDRFVPVHEISEALSIPGSFLSKILAELASQHVVDSRKGPQGGVMLHADPEQLTLHDVVVAIDGPGLFEACVLGMPGCSQEAPCPLHAHWNETRACLRRGFAQLSIARLAMADGDANLPASFFAP; translated from the coding sequence GTGACATCAGCCACCGCGCTTGACGGGTGCCGTTTCCTTTCCGATATTCAATTAAGACAAAAGAGTCTTCTATACGAAATGATGTCGAAACGCTGCACATATGGCATCCAGTCGCTGGTGTATCTCTCACGTGAGGGGCGCGACCGGTTCGTCCCGGTTCACGAGATCAGCGAGGCGTTGTCGATTCCCGGCTCCTTCTTGTCCAAGATTCTCGCCGAGCTGGCCAGTCAGCACGTGGTCGATTCGCGCAAGGGCCCGCAAGGCGGCGTGATGCTGCACGCGGATCCGGAGCAGCTGACGCTGCACGATGTCGTGGTCGCGATCGACGGCCCGGGGTTGTTCGAGGCGTGCGTCCTGGGCATGCCCGGTTGCAGCCAGGAAGCGCCCTGCCCGCTGCATGCGCACTGGAACGAGACCCGTGCCTGCCTGCGCCGCGGCTTCGCGCAGCTGTCGATCGCCCGGCTGGCGATGGCAGACGGCGACGCCAACCTGCCGGCCTCTTTTTTTGCCCCTTAA